A stretch of the Papaver somniferum cultivar HN1 chromosome 6, ASM357369v1, whole genome shotgun sequence genome encodes the following:
- the LOC113289157 gene encoding probable carbohydrate esterase At4g34215: MFSLWYSQFLLLLLAYTGFLAKSSAELFVTNGSRLLQVQDKNIFILAGQSNMVGEGGVVFANNFWDGIIPTECKPNPSIIRFSSQRKWVKAQEPLHADIDVNKLCGVGPGMAFANTLRQKDSRNIGTIGLVPCAIGGTRISQWARGTQLYNMFITRSQKSLTEGGRIRAVLWYQGESDTVSRKDADSYGHNLKNFVLNFRQDLHLPMLPFVQVALATAEGSYKAIVRKAQLELDLPNVWTVHANGLPPGPDGIHLSTKAQVRVGQMLAEAYLTRTAHQSSPISSSASKLSR, translated from the exons ATGTTCTCTCTTTGGTACTCTCAGTTTCTGCTTCTTCTTTTGGCTTACACTGGATTCCTAGCCAAATCATCTGCAGAGTTATTTGTTACCAATGGATCGAGATTGTTGCAGGTGCAGGACAAGAACATATTCATTCTAGCAGGGCAGAGTAATATGGTTGGAGAAGGCGGTGTCGTGTTTGCTAATAATTTCTGGGATGGAATTATTCCTACTGAATGTAAACCGAACCCGTCAATCATCAGATTCAGTTCACAGCGGAAATGGGTTAAAGCGCAAGAACCACTCCACGCAGATATCGATGTCAATAAGCTTTGTGGTGTTGGTCCCGGTATGGCATTTGCAAATACTCTTAGACAGAAGGATTCCAGAAATATTGGAACTATTGGGTTGGTTCCTTGTGCTATTGGTGGAACTCGTATTAGTCAGTGGGCTCGCGGAACTCAACTCTATAATATGTTCATAACGCGCTCCCAGAAATCGTTAACGGAAGGTGGAAGGATACGGGCTGTTCTTTGGTATCAAGGGGAGAGTGATACAGTTAGTCGAAAAGATGCTGATTCTTATGGACATAATTTGAAGAATTTCGTATTGAATTTTCGCCAGGATCTTCATCTTCCCATGCTCCCTTTCGTTCAG GTTGCTTTGGCAACAGCAGAAGGGTCATATAAAGCAATTGTAAGGAAAGCTCAGCTGGAGCTAGATTTACCGAATGTTTGGACCGTTCATGCTAATGGACTACCTCCGGGACCAGACGGTATACACCTCTCAACTAAAGCTCAAGTCCGTGTAGGACAGATGTTAGCGGAGGCATATCTCACAAGGACTGCTCATCAAAGTAGTCCCATTAGCAGCAGTGCTTCAAAGCTAAGTCGCTAG